The Oscillatoria salina IIICB1 nucleotide sequence GCCTCCATTAAAATTATAACTCTAACTTTACTATTATAACTGTCATTCTGAGCGAAGCAAAATCTTTCCTCTCATCCACCTAGAAATGCTTTTCGGAGGCTCCGCCTCCAGTTAAAATTAAGGAGGCAGAGCCTCTAGTTGTGCGTTCCCCGGCGGAGCCAGGGAACGAGAGAAAATGGGATTAAAAGGTGGTCTTCATTCAGGAGATTATTAATGCCGAGTTTAGAAGTAATTAAAGCTATAGATGCTGCTTTACCCGACGATGAAATAATTAAAAATGTTACTAATCTCTTGCAAGAATATGCTAAAAATGGAGAAGTAGAAATCGAATTAGATGAAGCAGAAGCAAAAAATATTTTAGTCCCGGCAAATACAGAAATTCTGATTGTAACTAAAGCTTTTTTAAAGGAATATTTTGAGATTAATTTTCAAACTGGTTATCGAGTAATGGTAGCTTTAGGGGGTATTCGAGAAGAAAAACATGGTCTTCTGCAAGCTAAGTTTTGTTTTGCTACTTTATACTGGGATGCTGAGGGAAATATGGTGACTATCGATTTTCATTTAGAGATGAGATAAGCAATTCTTCTCGTTTCTAGGTTCTACTTCCATTAAATTCATAACTTTCGCCTCACTATTATAACTGTCATCCTGAGCGAAGCGTTCGCGAAGCGTTCTCGAAGAGTAGGATCTAGGGAGATCTTTCGTTTCGCTCAGGATGACTTTTTGACTGGAAATTCAGATGAATTTTGTGTAGAGATGTTGCATGAAACGTCTCTACCTTCTTGTTAGAAATGCCTCTCGGAGGCTCCGCTTCCAGTTAAAATTAAGGAGGCAGAGCCTCTAGAATGCGTTCCCCGGCGGAGCCAGGGAACTAGGGAAAGGGGGGAGCCAGGGAACTAGGGGAAGGGGGAGCCAGGGAACTAGGGAGATGAGATAAGCACTTATTCTCGTTTCTAGGCTCCGCCTAGAAATGCTTTTCGGAGGCTCCGCCTCCATTAAAGATGACGAGGCAGAGCCTCTAGTTGTGCGTTCCCCGGCGGAGCCAGGGAACTAGGGAAGGGGGGAGCCAGGGAACTAGGGGAAGGGGGAGCCAGGAAACTAGGGAAAGGGGGGAGCCAGGGAACTAGGGAAAGCAGTTACATCTCTCTTACTGTGGGTTTCCCGTCAACAATTTCGCCGACTAAAACAAGATCGGCAACATTGACAAATAAACCATTTTCTAGTACCCCAGGAATATTATTAATTGTCTTTTCTAACTCCCCAGGATTGTCAATTTTGTCGAATTTGACATCAATTACCAAATTACCTTGGTCGGTAACAACAGGTCCAGCTTTCTTAACTCCCATGCGTAATTCGGGCTTTCCACCTAACTTTTCAATAGCGCGCATTGCTGGGGAAATAGCCATCGGAATTACTTCTACTGGTAGCAAAAATGTTGAGCCTAACTCCTTGACAAGTTTGCCACTATCTACTACAACAATAAACATATCTGCCAGAGAATCGACAACTTTCTCGCGAGTATGTGCCGCACCGCCACCTTTGATTAAGTTTTTTTGCGGATCTACTTCATCAGCGCCATCAATTGCTATGTCAATTTGGGAAATTGCGTCCAAACTTGTCAAGGGAATGCCATATTTTTTAGCCAATACCTCAGCTTGGAAAGAAGTAGGTACTCCCTTAATATTTTTTAACTCTCCACTTTGCAAGCGAGATCCCAAAAACTCAATGGCATAAGCTGTCGTCGAACCAGTACCTAATCCAACAATCATACCAGATTCCACGCGGGCAGCCGCAGCTTTACCCACTTCTTGCTTCATTACCTTAACTGGATCGTTTTCTCCTACCATGAAAATAACTCCTCTAAATTCTGCTTCTAAGTTTTAGTTATCTCACTAAATTCCGTGATAGCGATCGCTGTCTTTAGCAATGTACTATAATTCGATTATAATTGGGAAAAATATCCGCTTAAATAGCCAAAAATACGCAGTAAATTTACTCGCTCTAATTTAATTAGAGATTTTTAGCCAGGGGAACTAATAATTCAGTTCTCTCCAGAAAAATTTTCAGTGAGTAGTTGCTGTTGGAAACGTAAATAAATTTGTATTTCCTTAAATTTTAAAATCAATTTTTGTGCAACAAATAAACTCGACTTTCGCTTTGGGACAAAATCAGCTTGAAATTAGTAGCAATTTAATAGGCAGTGTAAGATATGAAGGCAGCAACAGCACTTAATTTAATCATTCAGCCTCCAAACTACCTAAGTTCTCAATTCTTCGAGAAACTAGGTTTTCAACCATTACCAGAAATTCCCCTGTTGCTGTACAAACCAATTGTTAATGCTGAAATCATTAATCTTTTTCAAGGTTTCGGTAAAGCTTTACCAACTACAGAACTAGCTGGAACCCGTTTTTTGTTAACGAGATCGCCACACACTGATTCTCAAATAGCGATTGAGTTTTTACAAGCACAACCTTTGCTTAAAGTGATTCAAGCAGCTAAAAATGCTTGGTTTTTCAACGTAATTTTTCAGCAGAATTTATTTTTTCAATACCAACCTATTTTTAATTTACAATCAGGTAAAATATTTGCCTATGAATGTTTGGCTCGCGCCAAAGACAATAATTTGCAAATAAAAAATGGCAAAGAATTAGTTGATGCAGCCCTGGAAACCCAACTTATTTATGATTTCGATGAATTAGCTCGTAGCACTTGTGTAGAATCAATTGCTGCTCTAAAAAGCAATCAGATTTTTTTTATTAATATTTTGCCCAATGCTTTAGTAAATAATCCCCTAGCTTTCGAGCAAAACTTAAAACAAATAGAAAGAGCCCACTTAAAACCATCTCAAATTGTTTTCGAGCTAACCGAACTCCAGGCGATCGCTACAAATCGCCCCTTGTTAAAAATACTTCACCAACTTCGCCAACAGGGATTCGGGATTGCGATCGACGATTTGTGTAGTAACACCAACCTAGATCACTATTTCCTCGAATATCACCCTGACATCATCAAAATAGACAGACAAATCGTACATGGTTGTAGCAACCACCCAATCAAAGGAATGTTGTTTAAAGCAATAGTAGCCTCAGCACACGAACTCGGTTGTTTGGCGATCGCCGAAGGACTAGAAAATCCTGAAGATATCAAGTTCTGCCGCAATTTAGGCGTGGACATGGGACAAGGATTTGGTCTTGCCATGCCAGGACAAATTTTGCGGCAGGAACCACTCAATCATTTTACTCCTTCGATCAAAATCGCTTCATAGAAACGACCCGCAAACAATTTTGCCGCCACACTAAAAGCCACATTCCGCACGACAGAATGTAGGACATTGTGTGTCGAGCATCACCGAGAAGCGATCGCGGACAAAAAAGTGGTAACACCTAGAAACATTTAACCAGAAAAACGTGTTTATGGCAAAATGTGTCTGACAGGGAAGCCAAAACAGCAATTTGAGAC carries:
- the rpiA gene encoding ribose-5-phosphate isomerase RpiA — its product is MVGENDPVKVMKQEVGKAAAARVESGMIVGLGTGSTTAYAIEFLGSRLQSGELKNIKGVPTSFQAEVLAKKYGIPLTSLDAISQIDIAIDGADEVDPQKNLIKGGGAAHTREKVVDSLADMFIVVVDSGKLVKELGSTFLLPVEVIPMAISPAMRAIEKLGGKPELRMGVKKAGPVVTDQGNLVIDVKFDKIDNPGELEKTINNIPGVLENGLFVNVADLVLVGEIVDGKPTVREM
- a CDS encoding EAL domain-containing protein, whose amino-acid sequence is MKAATALNLIIQPPNYLSSQFFEKLGFQPLPEIPLLLYKPIVNAEIINLFQGFGKALPTTELAGTRFLLTRSPHTDSQIAIEFLQAQPLLKVIQAAKNAWFFNVIFQQNLFFQYQPIFNLQSGKIFAYECLARAKDNNLQIKNGKELVDAALETQLIYDFDELARSTCVESIAALKSNQIFFINILPNALVNNPLAFEQNLKQIERAHLKPSQIVFELTELQAIATNRPLLKILHQLRQQGFGIAIDDLCSNTNLDHYFLEYHPDIIKIDRQIVHGCSNHPIKGMLFKAIVASAHELGCLAIAEGLENPEDIKFCRNLGVDMGQGFGLAMPGQILRQEPLNHFTPSIKIAS